Proteins co-encoded in one Deltaproteobacteria bacterium genomic window:
- a CDS encoding MaoC family dehydratase N-terminal domain-containing protein — MTKDSVITEEMRQMIGVESEPSVFEIEKEPIRRWAEAIGDPNPLYHDEEYAKKCGYDSIIAPPGFVAQYAYPVKKGGSSPQIKNPFTRHLNGGNEYEFFKPVQAGDVLTATSKLSNLFEREGRLGKMLFQIAETTFKNQKGEVVAKARYTGISY; from the coding sequence ATGACAAAAGATTCAGTGATTACAGAAGAGATGAGGCAGATGATAGGCGTTGAATCGGAGCCTTCCGTGTTTGAGATTGAGAAGGAGCCGATTAGAAGATGGGCCGAGGCAATCGGTGACCCCAATCCACTTTACCACGATGAGGAATACGCTAAAAAATGCGGATACGACAGCATCATCGCGCCGCCCGGTTTTGTGGCCCAATACGCCTATCCCGTCAAGAAGGGTGGATCCTCTCCGCAGATCAAAAACCCCTTTACCAGGCACCTCAATGGCGGAAACGAGTATGAGTTCTTCAAGCCGGTACAGGCAGGCGACGTCTTGACAGCGACCAGCAAACTATCCAACCTCTTCGAACGTGAAGGCAGGCTCGGAAAGATGCTGTTTCAGATCGCTGAAACCACCTTCAAGAACCAGAAGGGGGAGGTGGTAGCCAAGGCCCGTTACACCGGCATCAGCTATTAA
- a CDS encoding FAD-binding protein: MIWAKGLPSSWDFETDIVVVGYGYAGGIASIEAKDHGADVLLLEKMSKPGGISICSGGGLRTAFDAESAFSYLKETCGGMTPDAVLRAMAQGMTELPAYMEELAKINEAEIKAIPSKGNYPFPGYEDLGFCIYGRIPGFDPLTYYPHVRGLRGGARNFKVVEDNVDRRGIKILLGAPVKRLLRTPDKRVVGVLAQKNDRLLYIKARRGVILTCGGFEADEELKRQFFQGSVIVSAAYRGNTGDGIRMAQEVGASLWHMGNFHGSYGLRHTDPHYPFGLRLRRLPDWVPGHPIPSRSEMAWIVIDRHGRRYMNEYPPYAHDVGHRPMQYYDTEIQSYPRIPSFIIFDEEGRKLYPVVMPTFNDSEVFFEWSEDNLAEVDLGILKKAESMKEMALDMKVEPRILRETIEQWNGFCQQGSDNDFGRPSETMVPIQIPPYYYAQVWPVVSNTHGGPVHNEHWQVLDAFGEPIPGLYEAGELGGIFGFLYLAGGNLAECYIGGWTAARHAAQNEPWKP, encoded by the coding sequence ATGATTTGGGCAAAAGGTCTCCCTTCTTCATGGGATTTTGAGACAGATATCGTGGTGGTCGGTTATGGGTATGCCGGCGGCATTGCCTCGATTGAGGCCAAAGATCATGGCGCTGATGTTCTGTTATTGGAAAAGATGTCCAAGCCGGGAGGAATCTCCATCTGCTCCGGCGGAGGACTCCGGACGGCTTTTGATGCCGAGAGCGCCTTTTCCTACCTAAAGGAGACCTGCGGCGGAATGACTCCCGACGCCGTGCTGCGGGCCATGGCTCAAGGCATGACCGAGTTACCGGCCTATATGGAGGAACTGGCTAAAATCAATGAGGCAGAGATCAAAGCTATTCCCAGCAAAGGCAACTATCCCTTTCCAGGGTATGAAGACCTTGGCTTTTGCATTTACGGCCGCATTCCCGGGTTTGATCCCTTGACCTACTATCCTCACGTGCGAGGCTTGCGCGGCGGGGCGCGCAACTTCAAAGTGGTGGAAGACAATGTAGACCGGCGGGGAATTAAGATCTTACTTGGCGCCCCTGTAAAGCGGCTCCTCCGTACTCCAGACAAAAGAGTGGTCGGTGTGCTTGCTCAGAAGAATGACCGTCTTCTGTATATTAAGGCCAGACGAGGCGTTATCTTAACCTGCGGCGGCTTTGAGGCCGACGAGGAACTCAAGCGCCAGTTTTTCCAGGGATCAGTGATCGTTTCGGCCGCCTATCGCGGAAATACCGGAGACGGCATTCGAATGGCCCAGGAGGTCGGCGCCTCACTCTGGCACATGGGGAATTTCCATGGGTCCTACGGTCTTCGTCACACCGATCCTCATTACCCATTCGGCCTCCGGTTAAGGCGTCTGCCTGACTGGGTGCCGGGGCATCCAATCCCTTCCAGGTCAGAAATGGCCTGGATAGTCATTGATCGGCACGGCCGGAGGTACATGAACGAGTATCCGCCTTATGCGCATGATGTCGGCCATCGTCCCATGCAGTACTATGATACCGAAATCCAGTCTTATCCGCGCATTCCTTCTTTTATTATCTTTGATGAGGAAGGCCGAAAGCTCTATCCCGTGGTCATGCCCACTTTTAACGATTCGGAAGTCTTCTTTGAATGGAGCGAGGATAATCTGGCTGAGGTTGATCTCGGTATTTTGAAGAAAGCTGAGTCCATGAAAGAAATGGCGCTGGACATGAAGGTGGAGCCACGGATTCTGAGAGAAACGATCGAGCAATGGAATGGCTTTTGCCAGCAGGGTTCTGATAATGACTTTGGCAGGCCTTCAGAAACCATGGTCCCCATCCAAATCCCGCCCTACTACTATGCGCAAGTCTGGCCGGTCGTCTCAAATACCCATGGCGGTCCGGTGCATAATGAGCACTGGCAGGTTCTGGATGCTTTCGGCGAACCGATACCGGGCCTCTATGAAGCCGGTGAATTGGGCGGTATATTTGGATTCCTTTACCTGGCCGGTGGAAATCTGGCTGAATGCTATATCGGTGGGTGGACCGCCGCGAGACATGCGGCCCAAAATGAACCCTGGAAGCCCTGA
- a CDS encoding ferritin family protein, translating to MTGKKRLNSLEAALNNEMKEREFYLKNAERTGNPVGKAMFQQIAHEELEHYERLKELHETWAGAGKWPETVPLVVNDTAVKDLLKNVIKEAEKISEGDEDDLEAIRVAIDFESKGVAFYEKLRDEVADKKEKAFFDLLSRIEREHYLSLKEAEEFLVDPESWYTRAEHPSLDGA from the coding sequence ATGACCGGGAAAAAACGTTTGAACTCTCTGGAGGCCGCCTTGAATAATGAAATGAAGGAGCGTGAGTTTTATCTCAAGAATGCCGAAAGGACCGGGAATCCGGTGGGCAAGGCCATGTTTCAGCAGATCGCTCACGAAGAGCTGGAACACTACGAGAGGCTCAAGGAACTCCATGAAACATGGGCCGGGGCCGGGAAATGGCCTGAAACGGTGCCGCTGGTGGTTAATGACACCGCTGTCAAGGACCTTTTAAAGAACGTGATTAAGGAGGCCGAAAAAATATCCGAAGGCGATGAAGATGACCTGGAGGCGATCCGGGTAGCCATTGATTTCGAGTCAAAGGGTGTTGCCTTTTATGAAAAATTAAGGGACGAGGTCGCTGACAAGAAAGAAAAGGCCTTCTTCGATCTTCTTTCCAGGATCGAACGTGAGCATTACCTTTCTCTCAAGGAGGCGGAAGAATTCCTGGTTGACCCTGAATCATGGTACACCAGAGCGGAGCATCCCAGTCTGGACGGCGCCTAG
- a CDS encoding CoA-binding protein — translation MSKRVMEGLKALFEPESIAVIGASNSPAKWGNWMITRPIASGYRGRIYPINPKEKEIFGLKAFPSVLEVPEPIDLAIITIPASMVPNAMRECVSKGIGAVVLISAGFAETGPQGKALQDEVVQIAAEGGVRVMGPNGMGIWSSAVRLNTAFWFTPKPGGIFFVSQSGTMGAYLLETAINKGYGFNTFLSVGNQADLSMADYVEYLGEDEGTNVIVLYIEGLRDGARFFKKAREVIRKKPIIVFKAGRTRHGSRATMSHTASIAGSDEVFEAICRQTGIIRTYDVSHAFDLAEALSKQPLPKGNRVAVVSSGGGHCVVTTDACGALGLEVPELDKETVQTLEKYLLPHAPPPTNPIDLAADPRPMTSPISLNCWLRIHASTPSSPWPRCQFGPRIRPIFGKCLQRQRFCQKYLKNMASLSSPRPCAEI, via the coding sequence ATGTCCAAGCGAGTCATGGAGGGGCTTAAGGCCCTTTTTGAACCCGAGTCAATCGCGGTGATCGGCGCCTCAAATTCTCCTGCTAAATGGGGAAACTGGATGATTACGAGGCCCATAGCGAGCGGTTACCGGGGTCGAATCTACCCGATCAATCCTAAAGAGAAGGAGATTTTCGGACTCAAGGCTTTTCCCAGCGTCCTGGAAGTGCCAGAGCCTATTGATCTCGCCATCATCACTATTCCAGCGTCCATGGTTCCGAATGCGATGAGGGAATGTGTGAGCAAGGGTATCGGGGCCGTGGTTCTTATCTCTGCCGGGTTTGCCGAGACCGGTCCGCAGGGGAAAGCTCTTCAGGACGAGGTTGTTCAAATCGCCGCGGAAGGAGGCGTCAGGGTTATGGGGCCCAATGGCATGGGGATCTGGAGTTCAGCGGTGCGATTGAATACCGCCTTCTGGTTCACTCCGAAACCAGGTGGTATCTTCTTTGTTTCACAAAGCGGCACCATGGGCGCCTACCTTCTGGAAACGGCCATTAATAAAGGATATGGCTTTAACACATTTTTGAGCGTGGGCAATCAGGCCGACCTCTCCATGGCAGATTATGTGGAATATCTGGGTGAAGATGAAGGCACGAACGTGATCGTGCTCTACATCGAGGGCCTCAGAGACGGCGCCCGTTTTTTCAAAAAGGCCAGGGAGGTCATCAGAAAAAAGCCCATCATCGTCTTCAAGGCGGGACGTACCAGGCACGGATCAAGGGCCACCATGAGTCATACGGCCTCTATCGCCGGGTCGGACGAAGTCTTTGAGGCAATCTGCCGCCAGACAGGCATTATCAGGACCTATGATGTGAGTCATGCCTTTGATTTAGCCGAGGCGTTGTCAAAGCAACCCCTCCCAAAAGGGAATCGGGTGGCCGTGGTCTCCTCGGGCGGTGGACATTGTGTCGTTACCACCGACGCCTGCGGCGCACTCGGCCTCGAGGTTCCGGAACTCGACAAGGAGACCGTTCAAACACTTGAAAAATATCTTCTGCCACACGCTCCTCCTCCCACGAATCCCATTGACCTGGCGGCTGATCCCCGTCCCATGACGTCGCCAATATCGTTGAATTGCTGGCTCAGAATCCACGCATCAACGCCATCATCACCATGGCCCCGGTGTCAATTCGGTCCACGAATCCGGCCTATATTCGGGAAGTGCTTACAGCGGCAGAGATTCTGTCAGAAATACCTAAAAAATATGGCAAGCCTCTCATCGCCACGGCCATGCGCGGAAATATGA
- the mgtE gene encoding magnesium transporter, translated as MSVGREDEYIQDLIRFLEKGREEEFARLIKGLHPADVAELMEFLEGHDKVRFYFLLDPKLAAEVLLSLPEHSREHLLSILPVKLLSRAVDEMDSDDGTDIVASLSDEDASSILATIDVEDSDEISRLLKYREDTAGGLMQLELVVAGENETVAEAIEHIRAKQHEVQDLNYVFVVDENHKLLGQVDLQTLVLSSPDTRLREVVSPVELIINVDEDQEEVARKFMKYDTRAAPVVSDKGILLGRITVDDVIDVVQEEASEDFYRVAGTHEDEELYQSHVFKIVKLRLPWLLVNLLGGFLSGNLIWLFKVTLKDVLVLVAFIPIITALGGSVGIQSSTIVIRGLALGRFGRGQVLRILARDLRVALALGLVCGSGAALAAGLWQSTAILGLVVGLSMFLAITLAGTLGSLTPLILKRLNIDPALASGPFTTAMNDITGLTIYMIIATAFLRIFGLSGMR; from the coding sequence ATGTCGGTCGGCAGAGAAGATGAGTATATCCAGGATTTGATCCGCTTCCTTGAAAAAGGACGGGAGGAAGAGTTCGCCCGGTTGATCAAAGGGCTGCATCCGGCCGACGTGGCTGAACTTATGGAATTTCTTGAAGGCCATGACAAGGTTCGCTTCTATTTCCTTCTTGATCCAAAACTAGCCGCTGAGGTTCTTCTTTCGCTTCCTGAGCACTCCCGGGAACATCTCCTCTCCATCCTGCCTGTTAAGCTCCTGTCCCGGGCCGTGGACGAGATGGATTCGGATGATGGCACAGACATCGTGGCTTCTCTCAGCGATGAAGACGCCTCTTCGATCCTGGCCACTATTGACGTGGAAGACTCCGATGAAATCAGCCGCCTGCTTAAATATAGGGAGGACACGGCCGGCGGGCTGATGCAGCTTGAGCTGGTTGTGGCCGGGGAAAACGAGACCGTGGCCGAGGCGATCGAGCATATCCGGGCCAAACAGCATGAGGTCCAGGACCTCAATTACGTCTTTGTGGTGGATGAAAATCACAAACTGCTGGGACAGGTGGATCTGCAGACCCTGGTTTTATCCAGCCCTGATACAAGGCTGAGGGAAGTCGTTTCGCCAGTTGAGCTGATCATCAATGTGGATGAGGATCAGGAAGAGGTGGCTCGTAAGTTCATGAAGTATGACACTCGCGCCGCCCCGGTGGTCAGCGACAAAGGTATTCTCCTGGGGCGGATCACCGTGGATGATGTCATTGACGTGGTCCAGGAAGAGGCGTCCGAGGACTTCTACCGCGTGGCCGGTACACACGAGGACGAGGAGCTTTATCAGAGTCATGTTTTCAAGATAGTCAAACTTCGTCTGCCTTGGCTCCTGGTCAACCTTCTCGGCGGATTCCTCAGCGGCAATCTTATTTGGCTCTTTAAGGTCACGTTAAAGGATGTCCTGGTATTGGTTGCCTTTATCCCCATCATCACGGCCCTGGGCGGTTCGGTCGGGATTCAGTCCTCGACCATCGTCATCCGCGGCCTGGCCTTGGGCCGGTTCGGTCGCGGGCAGGTGCTGCGCATCCTGGCCAGGGATCTCCGGGTGGCCCTGGCCCTGGGCCTGGTCTGCGGGAGCGGGGCGGCCCTGGCGGCCGGGCTCTGGCAAAGCACGGCGATTCTCGGTCTTGTGGTGGGCTTATCCATGTTTCTTGCCATAACTCTGGCCGGCACCCTCGGCTCTCTGACTCCGCTGATCTTGAAGCGCCTCAACATTGACCCCGCCCTGGCTTCCGGGCCGTTCACCACCGCCATGAATGATATCACCGGGCTGACCATTTACATGATCATTGCCACAGCCTTTTTGCGCATTTTTGGTTTAAGCGGCATGCGTTGA
- a CDS encoding NYN domain-containing protein, translated as MQRVMIFIDGSNFFHGVTGGLKQDFYKVDIDKFIEKIVANRELMRIYYYTVRPTDSSIKSYNQQLSFLDRLERKPYFKLRLGRLAGPKGNQREKGADIFLALDMLLLAQNDTYDVAALISGDGDFSEVINRVQEIGKIVENYAFKGKKSDHLLRTCDVFHYIDDNYFT; from the coding sequence ATGCAAAGAGTTATGATTTTTATTGACGGTAGCAATTTCTTCCATGGTGTTACAGGTGGTCTTAAACAGGATTTTTATAAAGTCGATATAGATAAATTCATAGAGAAAATAGTAGCTAATAGAGAATTAATGAGAATTTATTATTACACCGTGAGGCCAACCGATTCAAGCATAAAGAGCTATAATCAACAACTTTCTTTCCTTGATCGCCTTGAAAGAAAACCTTATTTTAAACTCAGATTGGGACGCTTGGCTGGACCAAAGGGAAATCAGAGAGAAAAAGGTGCTGATATTTTTTTAGCACTAGACATGTTGTTATTGGCTCAAAATGACACATATGACGTAGCGGCCTTGATTAGTGGTGACGGAGATTTTTCTGAGGTTATTAACAGGGTACAGGAAATAGGAAAAATTGTTGAAAATTATGCATTTAAAGGAAAAAAGTCTGACCACCTATTACGAACTTGTGATGTCTTTCATTATATCGACGACAATTATTTCACTTAA
- a CDS encoding dehydratase has translation MAEQIFWEDVETNAEIPSLIKKPTPQQLVQWAGASGDFYQIHYDKDFALDNNLPGIIVHGAFKSAWLGQLLGDWVGLKGKIKIFSCGYRGMDVPGDTLTCKGTITNKYIEGGEHLVELDIWLENGKGEKTTPGKAIVALPSRN, from the coding sequence ATGGCCGAACAAATCTTCTGGGAAGATGTCGAAACAAACGCTGAGATCCCTTCGCTGATTAAGAAACCAACTCCCCAACAGCTCGTGCAATGGGCCGGAGCTTCCGGAGACTTCTACCAGATTCATTATGATAAGGATTTTGCGCTCGATAATAACTTGCCAGGTATCATCGTCCATGGCGCTTTCAAAAGCGCCTGGCTCGGACAGCTGCTGGGCGACTGGGTAGGATTAAAGGGAAAAATAAAAATCTTCAGCTGCGGTTACCGGGGAATGGACGTTCCCGGGGATACTCTCACCTGCAAAGGTACGATCACGAATAAATATATTGAAGGCGGCGAGCATCTCGTGGAGCTTGATATCTGGCTCGAAAACGGGAAAGGTGAAAAGACAACCCCGGGCAAAGCAATTGTGGCGCTCCCCTCTAGAAATTAG